The following are encoded together in the Lathyrus oleraceus cultivar Zhongwan6 chromosome 3, CAAS_Psat_ZW6_1.0, whole genome shotgun sequence genome:
- the LOC127131208 gene encoding F-box/kelch-repeat protein At3g23880-like produces MDYLPKKKRTHSNATLHPPFIPDEIIAEILCLLSVKTILQLRCVSNAWKIIISDPTFVQKHLKNSSKNPHLLFTSPMPRYPLSSVQSFPVVRLLETDNSIIVSKDNFHRWMDNCQVIGTCKGLVCLFFGYDYQKYWFRLWNPATRTLSEKLGFSQDYVYDTVYETFKFTFGCDISTGTYKIVALSRVLVWEENTLSTRNEFRVLSLGDNCWRSFQCYTWIPICLIYTLTKLINNGVHLNGTVNWLALPNYVKPSCNYDRKSIAKAQQFVIISLDLSSETCTQILLPPGFDEIPCFQPTLTVLIDCLCFTHDLKGIEFVIWQMKDFGVQGSWTMLFKINYFDIQMHNPRSLDINKSCSKIGTPLLPLYVSKNGDTLILANSEDDRAVIYNEREKRVKRIRMENKLCWFSSMDYVECLVSPCLK; encoded by the coding sequence ATGGATTATCTCCCGAAAAAGAAACGAACTCATTCCAATGCAACACTGCACCCGCCATTCATTCCTGACGAAATCATAGCTGAAATTTTGTGCTTGCTTAGTGTGAAAACTATCCTGCAACTGAGATGTGTGAGCAACGCATGGAAAATCATCATATCCGATCCAACTTTTGTCCAAAAACACTTGAAGAATTCATCAAAAAATCCACACCTCCTCTTCACATCACCAATGCCGAGATACCCTTTGAGTAGTGTCCAATCGTTTCCCGTGGTTCGTTTACTCGAGACAGATAACTCGATCATTGTTTCTAAGGACAATTTCCATAGATGGATGGACAATTGTCAGGTGATTGGTACCTGCAAGGGATTAGTCTGTTTGTTTTTCGGTTATGACTATCAGAAGTACTGGTTTCGTTTATGGAACCCTGCCACAAGGACACTCTCCGAAAAACTAGGGTTTTCTCAAGACTATGTCTATGACACTGTATATGAAACTTTCAAGTTCACTTTTGGTTGTGATATTTCAACTGGAACTTACAAGATAGTGGCCTTAAGTAGGGTTTTGGTTTGGGAAGAGAACACGCTTTCAACGAGAAACGAGTTCAGAGTTTTGAGTTTGGGTGATAATTGTTGGAGAAGTTTTCAGTGTTACACTTGGATACCTATCTGCTTGATATATACTCTAACTAAATTGATTAATAATGGTGTTCATTTGAATGGTACTGTTAACTGGTTGGCTCTTCCCAACTACGTCAAACCATCTTGTAATTATGATAGAAAGTCTATTGCTAAAGCTCAACAGTTTGTTATTATTTCTCTCGATCTTTCAAGCGAGACATGCACACAGATTCTGCTGCCTCCGGGTTTTGATGAGATCCCATGCTTTCAGCCCACTCTTACTGTTTTAATAGACTGCCTTTGCTTTACACATGATTTGAAGGGAATTGAATTTGTTATATGGCAGATGAAGGATTTTGGAGTTCAAGGGTCTTGGACTATGTTATTTAAAATTAACTACTTTGATATTCAAATGCACAATCCTCGTAGTCTTGATATTAATAAATCATGTAGTAAAATTGGTACTCCTTTGTTGCCGTTGTATGTTTCTAAGAATGGAGATACATTGATATTGGCAAATTCTGAAGATGACCGAGCAGTTATCTATAATGAAAGAGAAAAAAGAGTAAAGAGAATTAGAATGGAAAACAAATTGTGTTGGTTTTCTTCCATGGACTATGTGGAATGTTTGGTTTCACCTTGTTTGAAGTAA